The nucleotide sequence TGGACAAATTAAATCCTGGAGGAGGATTCGGTTGACATTTCAAGATGAATGGACAGGAATGTAGGTAGGGCCCACTACCGCTAGTACTACGCTGGCGTCATTGTACCTGTTATAGCTCCTGCACCACACCTTCCTACACCACCAACTGCATTAGTCAACAGCAGAAAACTAGGGCCCAtcactaatggcaccctattccctatatagggcactacttttgaccacggccccatagtgcactttatagtgaagataagatgccatttgggacattgtCAGCAAATGTCAAGAATTTGTAGATAAAAGTTGTTTTAAAAGCGTTTCAAGCTACATTATCTGTGTTTACCACGGCTTCAGATAATGTTGCATAAAATGTGTTAATCCTCACTtccacactctctttctctctccctcccttccctctctctccaacctcatatctttctctctcgctcgctcttttTCCTCAGATGGCTACGTGGTGCCTGACCTGCACAAGCGTCTGTCCCACGGGCGTCAGCTGAAGATCTACCTCCCGAAGAGTGCTGAGAAGCTGGAGTTCACCCCCGCTGCAGAGCCCCTGAAGACATACCTGTACTGGGACCGTGGATCCCGGTCCACCAGGGGAAAAGTGTCTGGGACAGGAACCGACAGGAGCTGGTATCTGGACCAAGTGAGTGACTGTCTCTTTAATTGTCCAAGTCAAATTTCCCCTCGGGGACAATAAAGTATATCAAATCAGATCATACCACCAGAGGTCAATGAGGGGGGGTTTGAGGGGATGGTTTCCTACTTATAACAAAAAACACCACTTGGTTTTGACCGGTACTATTAATATTACTTAACACCCGTCCTGTCCCACCAATGCACCTACCATCCTCTATCTCTTCATTTAATatattattaaaacatttttgTGAAGAGATTTTAAATGCacttttaaataaagtttgatttgatcgtCCCTGTTAAGTGTTTGACCTTTGCCCCCCTGAAGGTGACTTACAAGGACCAGGGGACCTATGTCCAGAGCGACTACTGGAACAAGGAGATCTCCTCGCTCAAAGTGGCCGTGACCAGTGAGTGCTTTGCATGTTATTTAAAGGGATATTTCAGGATTTTGGCACGAAGCCCTTCATCTACTTCCACAGAGtccgatgaactcgtggataccatttttatgtctctgcttaAGTTTGAagaaagttgctaactagcgttagcgcaatgacgaaGTCTAtaggaacagctagcatgctctagagctagttagcattggctcgcaaaactacctctaacttccttcatactggacgcagaggcataaaaatggtatccacgagttcatctgacccTCGGACTACGGCTATCCCTTTAATTATTGCCCTTTGTTATTGTCGGATAGTGTACAGAACTTTTTTTATCTTGGCCTttgtctctatttttctctcactcttgctcgctccttccttctctctctttccacctacTGTCTCtcatccacccccctctctctcaccccttcatgtgtaccctcctcccctctttctctcacccttTTCCTCTAATGCAACATTTTCTTCCTTTTCTCAGCCAGGCGCGAGTACACAAAGTGCGTGGCGGGCGAGGAACTCCACATCTCATTGGAGGGCATCAACCAGGCCGACGCCACGCTCTCCTTCTCAGGCGCCAACGTCAACGTCACCCTGGTGCATGATGGGGCAGTGGTGGCCCAGGACCTCCCAGACTACTGGAACCGGGTCAAGACCCTTTCCACCAAGATCAGCATCCAGAAGGTCAACACCTCGGACGTGGGCCACTACACGCTGAAGGACACGAGAGACCGGGTGGTCTCCATCGTCAGGATGGAACTCACAGGTTGTGGTTTTGCCGTGTTGCCATAGATTGTTAGTTAGCTCTGCAGCGATACTCACTTCCACTGAGTTATCATGAGTGTGTTGGGAGGGATACCACTTCACTCCAAACCTTAGTCTGCGCAGATGCTGTCGGTGTTCCAAATCCTGAAAGGAAAATCTatagttatttgtcacatgcttcgtaaacaacaggtgtaggactggtgaaatgcttagttacgggcccttcccaacaatacaaaaggaaaaataataaatgtataataataaCAAGGAATAaacacgtggtcccgtgtggctcagttggtagagcatggcgcttgcaacgccagggttgtgggttcattccccacggggggaccaggatgaatatgtatgaactttccaatttgtaagtcgctctggataagagcgtcagctaaatgacttaaatgtaaatgtataaatccacaatgagtaacgataatttagctatatacacagggtaccagtacccagtcgatgtgcaggggtatgaggtaataaggctgtaacgtaacacgttgttacgttacagctttattctaaaatgtataaaaaataaataaataatcgtCATTCATTTACACACAAAGCCCCCTAATGTCAAAGCGAAGATAGGTTTTTCGAAACTTTTGTAAAATCCAGAAATATTGAacgcaggtgcatcctgtttccattaaccATCCTtgagtttctacaacttgattggagtccacctgtggtaaattcaattggttggacatgatttggaaaggcacacaccagtctatatgaggtcccacagttggacagttcatgtcagagcaaaaaccaagtcatgaggtcgaaggaattgttcatagagctccgagacaggattgtgtcgagacacagatctggggaagggtacaacatttttttattcagcattgaaggtccccaagaacacagtggcctccatcattcttaaatggaagaagtttggacccaccaagagtcggccagctctaggaaggctgtaacgtaacaaaaagtgaaaaaagtaaaggggtctgaatattttcctaatgcactgtacatataggtaggggtaaagggacaaggcaacaggatagataattaaTTAACAGTAGCTGCAGCGTATGTAATAAGCACCCCATGGCACCCTATTTAGTAcactgggctctggtcaaaactagtccACAAATATCCAAGTATGCTTAGTACATAGTAGTAACACATTGTAAGTATTAACAAATCAGAGAGATACAATCTGGTGCTGTATAGAGACAAGTGGTGTTGGCTGTATGGAGACAAGTGGTGTTGGCTGTATGGAGACACGTGGTGTTGGCTGTATAGAATTCTTAGAATGAAATGACCTCTGTTAGGTCATGTTGAAGTTTGAGTACGTAATGGAAATAGACACAGCATCAGGTTCCCTTCCCAACGGTCTGGTATACTGGCCCTtcgttccaaatggcacactattcctgatatagtgcactagttttgaccaggacccatagtggaatagggtgccttttgggatacACATTGTTTGGCTCGCAGCtcatatgtctctgtctgtccctaaTTAGTTGGTTATTTGTAGGACTACAGGGCTGCTCGGTAAGCTATGGGGGTAATGGGAAAGAGGGGGGTGGGGTGAGAGGGATGTGAGGGGGGATAGAATACAACATGCATAGAGTGAAACACATGTCGTCTGTCAATCACTCCCTCCTGTTCCCCTTACGGCTTTGCTATGTCTCCCAAATTAACTCCCTCGTCTCTCTccttctgcatctctctctccctctccttcctcctctcctccctccctgtgccccccgcccctccctctatccccctccagACAAACATGAGAATGAAGCAGGCAACCCCCTCAtggccctcctcctcctgctcggtATCCCCGCCAGTATCTGCTTCTGTTGCCGGAAGAGGATCTTCAAGAACAAATCCCCCGACACCACCGCCATCCAACTGGACAACCCCGAGACTCTGCACCCCCCTCCCGGCTACAACACGCCCGGAGGAGGGGTGTCCCCTGGACCTGGTGTCCCGGTAAGGGATAGTTAGATGGTGGCTTGGCTACGAAATGGCACCCGATTCGCGCCATAGGTCTCCGGTCAAAACTAGTTCACTCGGGAATATGGTGCCGTTTGGGACAAATCCCTTGTAGAAGTTGCCCTTAGGTTCCTCCCTCTAATCTGTCTCCCTTCCCATGCTGTACTACTGTAATAATGACATTGTTGCAGTAACGCATGTTTTGTAGTTGAACGGTAATAACGTGACGTTTTTTGTTTTCTGTGGTTATTGCAGACGTTCTATCATGGCCCAGGCCCAGATCCTAACATGGTACATTATCCATTTATTCTTTATTCACTTAACTATATACTGTGGTGTGTTGGTTTGTGCATGCCTTGTGTTTTATATGTCATTGGAATAGATAGTGATTCTatatctacagtcgtggccaaaaagttttgagaatgacacaaatattaattttcacaaagtctgctgcctcagtgtctttagatatttttgtcagatgttactatggaatattgaagtacaattacaagcatttcataagtgtcaaaggcatttattgacaattacatgaagttgatgcaaagagtcaatatttgcagtgttgacccttctttttcaagacctctgcaatccgccctggcatgctgtcaattaacttctgggccacatcctgactgatggcagcccattcttgcataatcaatgcttggagattgtcagaatttgtgggtttttgtttgtccacctgcctcttgaggattgaccataagttctcaatgggattaaggtctgaggAGTTTCCTGACCATGGACCCAgaatatctatgttttgttccccgagccacttagttatcacttttgccttatggcaaggtgctccatcatgcgagtgagcccactcccttggctgagaagcaaccccacacatgaatggtctcaggatgctttactgttgacatgacacaggactgatggtagcgctcaccttgtcttctccggacaagcttttttccggatgcctcaaacaattggaaaggggattcatcagagaaaatgactttaccccagtcctcagcagaccaatccctgtaccttttgcagaatatcagtctgtcccagatgtttttcctggagagaagtggcttctttgctgcccttcttgacaccaggccatcctccaaaagtctttgcctcactgtgcgtgcagatgcactcgcACCTGCCTGCTGCAATTCCTGAGCAAGctttgtactggtggtgccccgatcccgcagctgaatcaactttaggagattgggcttgctggactttcttgggtgccctggagccgccttcacaacaattgaaccactctccttgaaatTCTtggtgatccgataaatggttgatttaggtgcaatcttactggcagcaatatccttgcctgtgaagccctttttgtgcaaagcaatgatgacggcacgtgtttccttgtaggtaaccatggttgacaaaggaagaacaatgattccaagcaccaccctccttttgaagcttccagtctgttattcaaactcaatcagcatgacagagtgatctccagccttgttctcgtcaacactcacacctgtgttaatgagagaatcactgacatgatgtcagctggtccttttgtggcagggctgaaatgcagtggaaatgttttttggggattcagttcatttgcatggcaaagagggacgtTGCAATTCagctgatcactcttcataacattctggagtatatgcaaattgccataatacaaactgaggcagcagactttgaaaattaatatttgtgtcattctcaacttttggccacgactgtatgtgtgtgtgtgtgtcgttttcTTATCTTTGTCTTGTCATGAACCATAATGTGTTGAGTATATAAGTCCTTCTATCTAACTTTGGGAACTGTGGTTGTCCATGTTAGTATCTGTTTATGTACAGTACTTGTATGAGTATATCGCATATAGTATTCAATTCAAAATACTTGATTTATCCCACGAGGGTTAATTGTGTAGGCAGGAGTGCGGATATGTAAAAATAGCATCCAAGAACATACAACATAATCACAACTACACAACATAATCACAACACCAATAGTGTTTGTATGTTTGAGTCCCTCTGTTTTACTGAGGGAACTGTGGTGCTCCTCCATGTACAGGGAGGTTACCCTCAGGTTTACCCTCCCCACAACCCTGGGATGCCAGGCCAGCCTCAATGGACCGGACCCCCACCTCAACCAGTGagtccatccatctctcctctctcaccttcactattttctctctctctctatatatatatctaccccaacatctctctctctctctaccccaacCAGTGagtccatccatctctcctctctctccatctgttcatTATATCAGCAGTTTGTATGGTTATTGTTAGGAAACCCTCATAGTCCCCCTGTCAGGTGTGAAACTCCTCAAGAGAAGAAATAAGGAAGATGGAGTGTGACAGTGTTGTTTTGTTGTGGTTTGTTTCAGTGCTTCAACCCAGGCTACCCCCCCCAGGACCCTATGTACCCCCCTGCCCAGCCCCCACAGTggaatggcccaccacccaacCAGCCACAGTACAACCCTGGTGTTCCTCCGATGGTAGGGATTTAtactctacactcttagaaaaaagggttccaaaaaggttcttcggctgtccccatacaAGAGcgctttttggtttcaggtagaacccttttgcaTTCCATGTacaaccctctgtagaaagggttctacctggaaccaaaaatgattATCCTATACCCTTCAAGGTTCTACATAGAAAATAATGTACTAAGAGTGTACTCTGTTCTATTCCACTCTATGCTAGTCTACCCTATTCGATTCTATTCTACACAACTCAACTCTACAAATCAGCCCCTACTCCTCTGCCCTCTGTTCTACGATCTAACTCTGCCTCCCCTCTGACCACTAACAGTAGAGTGGGCCGCCCAACCAGTACCCTGTGGCTCCTCTGACCACTAACAGTAGAGTGGGCCGCCCGACCAGTACCCTGTGGCTCCTCTGATCACTAACAGTAGAGTGGGCCGCCCGACCAGTACCCTGTGGCTCCTCTGACCACTAACAGTAGAGTGGGCTGCCCAACCAGTACCCTGTGGCTCCTCTGATCACTAACGGTAGAGTGGGCCGCCCAACCAGTACCCTGTGGCTCCTCTGACCACTAACGGTAGAGTGGGCCGCCCAACCAGTACCCTGTGGCTCCTCTGACCGCTAACAGTAGAGTGGGCCGCCCGACCAGTACCCTGTGGCTCCTCTGACCGCTAACAGTAGAGTGGGCCGCCCGACCAGTACCCTGTGGCTCCTCCGACCGCTAACAGTAGAGTGGGCCGCCCGACCAGTACCCTGTGGCTCCTCCGACCACTAACAGTAGAGTGGGCCGCCCGACCAGTACCCTGTGGCTCCTCTGACCACTAACAGTAGAGTGGGCCGCCCGACCAGTACCCTGTGGCTCCTCTGACCACTAACAGTAGAGTGGGCCGCCCGACCAGTACCCTGTGGCTCCTCTGACCACTAACAGTAGAGTGGGCCACCCGACCAGTACCCTGTGGCTCCTCTGATTGTGATCCTTCTCCTCTCAGAGTgtagttagtatgtgtgtgtgtgtgtggaagcttGCGtaactgtgtgtgtttcaggggtaTGCGCCGGTGATGTACAGCGCCCCCTCAGGGAAGGAGGAGATAAAGATGGAGAACATGTCTCCTGCTGATCCCCTCCTTGCCCATCCACCACCCCAGGTCagtcctcactcactctctcatacacacatacaccctctcacatacatatatacacacacacacacacacacacacacacacacacaccttctgacattgttcctccctcctcccccccaggTCCCCCCGCCCGCCTCTGAAGCTCTGCACTCCACAGACGGAGCCTTCCAGGTCAACATTGACACAGGGAAAAACGCCCCCACCAACTTCCTGTAGAACGCCTGTCGTCGGTCCAATCGGGAGCGGCCTGAGTAATGTTGCCACGGCTCCGTCCCGAATACGGTGCAATGGcttccttttctcctctccttgaCTGTGACCACTTCTATAAATGGGTAGGGATAGGAGAGGAAGCAGTATGTTGTAGATGTAACTGTGACCTAGACATTGCCCCTCAGTTCCCCTATCCAGCCTTTTCTGGTGAGTGTTGTACTGTTTTCTGACATAAGACCTATTATTATACCTTTTAAAAACCATGGGGCCTGTTTGCCATTCAAATTAGGGAGGTGTTAAACAATGGAAGTGTTAATGAATTTCCCTGCAAAAAACAGATCCATTCTCAGATACCTGTTTTTTGGTTACAGGGTCTGTGAAAAAACAGGTTTCATTACTAGGTCTCGAGGTGGTTTAAATGTACCCATGTTTTCTTTTTACTCCCTACCCCTTTCACATATACAAAAAAGAAAGTAACCAAATGTAAAAAGAAGGGTTTTTGTCTCTGTGTAAATGGGATATTAGTGAAGGAAAGGAGATCATTTAAAAGGACTATTTCCTGTATAGCTGTGATGAAGTCAGTCAAAATGTCTGGGGGGGAAAAAACTTGTCTGAAACCGAATCAGAGGCCATGATCCCTACCCTTCTCCAGAAGTGTGCGCTGACTCACTTCCTCTCAAGCATTtaagcattggattggtgcaaAAAATGGCTTgagggagtttccaccatattcCCAGTCCATTTATTTTTTAGAAGTGGAGTGGACAAGAGATTTGGAATGTAGCCAGTGTGTAGCCCATAGAGAAtgagaggcctctagtggccaaaaggcagTATtggcatgggcagcgccattgagggcttccaccaatTTAATGTATGGCATCTATCAAACACTGGTCGTGTTCCCCTGCTGAGACGTTGCATGCATccaccaatggttgcgtgccacgtcaTCGATTGTGCCGTCGTGCACAGTCGATAacatgtggttagctgataagTAAAATAGCTATCCAAgagttgtaagatctggcattcGTCAGCAATGTCtgaggagaggaacacaaccgATAACTGCCTTTCAGGGTTctactggaaccaaaaagggttctacctggaaccaaaaatagggacagccgaagaacctttTTGGAAATGTTTTTCTAAGTGTATCATAATCCAATCAGAACCCTCATCACTCCTAATCATACAATCAGAAGGCGCTAGGACAACTCCTCATCCACTCAGGGTAGACCAAGCAAAGCTCTCCGCCAGTCAGGTAGCTACTTCCTGTTGTGTATATTTAAacagttgtttgtgtgtgtgtgtgtgtgtgtgtgtgtgtatatatatatatgtgcaaATACGATCAGAAATGCCTTTACTTGCCAAAGTATAGCTGTTTGTCATTATATGCATGGTGCATCATTTTAGTTCTACATATGAAACTACTCATTTCAACAGTAGAGTCAAATAACTGTTTAGGCAGTTTATTAATACACTGGGAGGGCACTATTTTATTAAGATGTTATACATCGTCTGCATTCccctcaaaagtagtgtactatagggtgccatttgcaacACATGTCTTGGTTTAAAAGAAGGCACATTTTGGTATTTAAATATAAAATCCTATTATCGTATTTAATGTATTTTAAATAATGAAGCACTCCTGAAGGTTTTACAGGCAGTGTGCGCGTTCGAGCagatcacttttgtcaagtcggtGGCCATCGTTGGTCACCACCTTTTCAAAGTGTGATGCATTATGGGGATAAAAATGATCCCACTTGTGCCTACATATCGACTGCATGAACTTGACAAAaaccatgtgatcaaaggtcatgaagttttgactgcaagtttctgcagttgctcttcgccaacttcatcctgcagccgtcacctgcatt is from Salvelinus alpinus chromosome 39, SLU_Salpinus.1, whole genome shotgun sequence and encodes:
- the LOC139566652 gene encoding uncharacterized protein isoform X2, with product MMWSLWILLGTVLSVDGYVVPDLHKRLSHGRQLKIYLPKSAEKLEFTPAAEPLKTYLYWDRGSRSTRGKVSGTGTDRSWYLDQVTYKDQGTYVQSDYWNKEISSLKVAVTTRREYTKCVAGEELHISLEGINQADATLSFSGANVNVTLVHDGAVVAQDLPDYWNRVKTLSTKISIQKVNTSDVGHYTLKDTRDRVVSIVRMELTDKHENEAGNPLMALLLLLGIPASICFCCRKRIFKNKSPDTTAIQLDNPETLHPPPGYNTPGGGVSPGPGVPGGYPQVYPPHNPGMPGQPQWTGPPPQPCFNPGYPPQDPMYPPAQPPQWNGPPPNQPQYNPGVPPMGYAPVMYSAPSGKEEIKMENMSPADPLLAHPPPQVPPPASEALHSTDGAFQVNIDTGKNAPTNFL
- the LOC139566652 gene encoding uncharacterized protein isoform X1 → MMWSLWILLGTVLSVDGYVVPDLHKRLSHGRQLKIYLPKSAEKLEFTPAAEPLKTYLYWDRGSRSTRGKVSGTGTDRSWYLDQVTYKDQGTYVQSDYWNKEISSLKVAVTTRREYTKCVAGEELHISLEGINQADATLSFSGANVNVTLVHDGAVVAQDLPDYWNRVKTLSTKISIQKVNTSDVGHYTLKDTRDRVVSIVRMELTDKHENEAGNPLMALLLLLGIPASICFCCRKRIFKNKSPDTTAIQLDNPETLHPPPGYNTPGGGVSPGPGVPTFYHGPGPDPNMGGYPQVYPPHNPGMPGQPQWTGPPPQPCFNPGYPPQDPMYPPAQPPQWNGPPPNQPQYNPGVPPMGYAPVMYSAPSGKEEIKMENMSPADPLLAHPPPQVPPPASEALHSTDGAFQVNIDTGKNAPTNFL